The bacterium DNA window CACCAACGGGAACGGCGGCGCGGGCGGCAACGGTGGCGCGGGCGGGAGTGACAACAAGGGCGGCGCTGGCGGGAACGGCATGGGCGGCGACGGCACCGGCGGGACCGGCAATGCCAATGGCGCCGGCGCCGCGGGAGTGGGCGGTGACGGTTACGGTGGCGAGGGCGGCGATGCGGGCACGGGCGGCGATGGCGGGAACGGTGGTGAGGGCGGGAGCCACAACGGCAACGGCACGGCGACGGGCAGCGGCGCCGCGGGGAGTGGCGGGAGCACCAACGGCAACGGCGGCGCGGGCGGCAACGGCGGCGCGGGTGGCAGCGGTAACGCGGGCGGCACGGGCGGGAACGGCATGGGTGGCAACTACGGCGGTGAGGAGTTTGGCGGCACCTCCTATGGCAACGATGGTGGTGATGCGGGGACGGGAGGCGACGGCGGCTGGGGCGGCAGTGGTGGGTACAACAATGGCAACGGCACCGCAAACGGCGCCGGGTCGACGGGTAAGGGCGGGAGCACCAACGGCAACGGCGGCGCGGGCGGCAACGGTGGCGCGGGCGGGAACAACAACACCGGCGGCACCGGCCACAGCTACGGTGGGGGCACGCTCGGCATCGGGGGCAACCTCAACGCGGGCACGGGCGGCGACGGCGGGAACGGCGGCAAGGGCGGCAGCGATAACGGCAACGGCACCGGGAACGGCGGTGGCTCGGGCACGGGCGGGAACAGCAACGGCAACGGCGGCACGGGCGGGAACGGCGGGAACGGCGGGAGCGGGAACGCGCCTGGCGGTGGTAACGGTGGAGGCGGCGGGAACGGCGGTGGTGGTGGCAGCACAAACGGCAACGGCACCGGGACCGGCGGTGGTGCCACGGGCTCGGGTGGAAGCGTCAACGGCAACGGCGGCAGCGGCGGTCCTGGCGGCACGGGCGGCAACAACAACCAGGGTGGCGGCGGCAACGGGGGGCAGGGCGGCAGCGGCGGTCACGGTGGTGGGAACAATCCGTAACGACCTGCGCAGCGGGCAATAGGCTGCCGGGAGAATGATACGGGGGTGGAGCGCAGCGGACCCACGGGGTCCCGGCGCTCCACCCCCTCTTGCGGTTGTTCCCGAAGGGCGTATTCCTCGGGGTCGGTTCGGACGGCGGGCGAAGGGGGATAAAATCCGGACTCGGAGCACGGCACGCCCTGAACGGCGTCCCCGATCTGCCCATCGCCCGCTTATCCGCCGATCGAATTAACCGCGCGCAGCAGGCATATCAAAGGTTGTTCAGCGGAAATCGACGATGAACGCTGTCAGCCCATCAGGGTCATGGCGTCGGGCGTGTTGATTGCCCCTCATTGTTTCTCACTGACGGTCGGCCCGCCTCGCGTTGCATCTGAAAGTCCAGGATCGCACCTTCGCTTCACTAGGTTTCAGAATTCGGGACCACGATGGAGCACTTGTTCTCCGGGAAGCTTGGGCGCCCATAACGCCCTCAGGGCTAGGGGGAGAGACCAACAATAGCGTTCCATCGCAGGAGACCCCGAGCTCTCAGACCCGCACGAGTACGTCGCCAGCTGGCAGGCCAAGCAGGTGGCCGAGGCCGAATGATGAGGGGGAAGTCTTTCGCATCTACTGGATCAATGCAGCGGCTTGACTCGATTCAGCAAGGCACCGTAAAGTAAGCGGGCAACGCCCATGACCCTCTACGCGACAACGATTTTTCTCAGCGCCTTTCTGCTGTTTCAGGTGCAGCCGCTGATCGCCAAGATCATCCTGCCCTGGTTCGGCGGGTCGGCCGCCGTGTGGAGCGCGGCCCTGATGTTCTTCCAGCTGTTGTTGCTCGGCGGGTACGCTTACGCTCACGGCCTGATTCGATACCTGAAGCCCCGGGCGCAGATGGCGGTGCACGTCATCCTGCTGGGAGTGAGCTGCGCCCTGCTGCCGATCCTCCCTTCCCCCGCCTGGAAACCGTCCGCGGCCGGTGATCCGACGTTCAGAATTTTGGGATTGCTTATGGCTACGGTCGGGCTGCCCTATTTCCTGCTCTCGACAACCAGCCCGCTGCTGCAAGCCTGGTATGTGCGTCGCTCGAGCCGGGCGCTGCCGTACCGTCTGTTCGCGCTCTCGAACTTCGGCTCGATGCTGGCGCTGGTGAGCTTTCCGTTTCTCTTTGAACCGCACCTCACGTCACGGCAACAGGCGTACGCGTGGAGTGGGGCGTACATCCTGTTCGTCCTGCTGTGTGCGACCGCGGCATGGATGGGCCGAGGGGAGGGCGCCGGCCCGGCCGAGACAGCGCGGGCTGCGCCGGCCACCCCGCCGTCTCTCGCGCAGCTTCTGCTCTGGGTGAGCCTCGCCGCATGCGCGTCCACTTTGCTGATTGCCGTGACCACCCACCTGACCCAGAACGTCGCGCCGATTCCGTTGCTTTGGGTGATTCCGCTGGCGCTCTATCTCGCGTCATTCATCCTCGCGTTTGAGAGCGACCGGGTGTATCGTCGCTGGATCTTTCTGCCGTGGCTCGCACCGATGCTCGCGCTGATGGGGTACCTGGTCTATTCGAGCTCGGGGAACGCCCCCATCATCTTGATGATTCCCGCGTTCGCCTTCGGGTTGTTCATCTGCTGCATGGTGTGCCACGGGGAACTGGCGCACCGCAAACCCGCCGTGCGCTACCTCACGTTGTTCTACCTGATGGTGTCGCTCGGCGGAGCGCTGGGCGGAGTGTTTGTCGCGCTGGTGGCGCCCCGTGTGTTCCACTCCTACCTCGAGCTGCCGATCGGTTTGGTCGCCTGTGCGGCACTCGCCGCCTTCGTGCTGTGGAATGTGAAGATGCCGAAAATCGGTGCGCGGCCGCTGCGCATCGCGCTCGTGATCGGGGTGGCCGTATTGGCCGGATATCTGGCGCGGGAGGAGTCACTGGGCGGCGATGGGTACCGCCTGATGGCGCGAAACTTCTACGGCGTGCTGCGGGTTCGCGATGATGCCCGCGGAGCCTTTCCCGCCCGGGTGTTGTTGCACGGCACGATCACGCACGGTGCCCAGCTGCTGGACGAGGGCCTGCGCTACAGGGCGACCACGTACTACGGCCCCGACTCCGGCGTCGGCCGCGCGCTGCGCGTGCTCCAGACGCGGGGGCCGATCCGGGTCGGCCTCATCGGCCTCGGCGCCGGCGTGCTCTCGACCTATGGTCGCCCCGGGGACGCCTACCGCATTTATGAGATCAATCCGCTGGTGGAGCGGATCGCGCAGACCGAGTTCACTTTCTACGCCCACTCGCCGGCCGACAAACGCATCCTGCTCGGCGACGCGCGCCTCGTGCTGGAGCGTCAGGATGCCCAACAGTTTGACCTAGTGGTCGTCGATGCGTTCTCCAGCGATGCCATCCCCGTTCACCTGTTGACGCACGAGGCGCTGGCGCTCTACTTTCGGCACCTCAGGCCGGACGGTGTCCTCGCTCTCCACGTGACGAATCGCTATCTGGACCTGGTGCCGGTGTGCGCACGCGGCGCCCGGGATTTCGGTAGGGCAGCGATGGTGGTGGAGGATCAGGGCGACGAGGCCGGGTACCTTTCTCCCTCCACGTACTGCCTGATCGCGCCCAATCCGGCGTGGTTTCAGAGCCGCAGCTTCGCGACGGCCGACATCATGCCCGCTGTGGCGCCGCCGGGCTTTCGCCCCTGGACCGACGACTACAGTAATATCGTGCAGATCCTGAGGGTGGGAGGGAACCCGCCGGCGGTCGCGCCGAGCGCGGGGTGGGGGATTGCTCCCGGTCGCGGCATCGGTCCCGTGGAACTGGGCGCCGATCTTCGTGAGGTGATGGCGTTTCTCGGACCGCCAATGCGTGTCAGCGCACTCCCCGACGGCAACCTCGTCCAGGAATGGTTTGCCCCACCCATGAACGTGGGGATCGGCGTGCGCGCCACCCGAGCCGGCAAAGTCTATAGGGTCTGGGTTCTCAACAACGCGAGATACACCATCAAAGAGCACCTTCACGCCGGTTCGACGGAGACCGAGGTGCGGGCGGCGTTGGGCAATCCCTCGAGGACGGTGATCGATTCGCACACGGCAACAAAGATCCTGAACTACGATGCCCTTGGCGAATGGTTCAGCATTCAACTCAATCCACGATACTCGTTCTATAACCGGGTGTTTGAAATCGGCATCCTGGCACCAAAATAGTCCCTCGCCTCCTCTCGCCCGCCCGCACCACCTCACCGCACCGGAATCCCGTCGTCCTCTCCCCAGTGCCGCGGTGATTCGACCCTCGGGGGAACGGTCTAATAACTCGGGCATTGGGCATAACAAAGAGGACAGACGCTTTGGGGGTTTACGCCCGGGTTGCCCAGTCGCGCCGACGAGTCGAGGGCCGGCAGGCTGACCTTGGGGACCAACGCATGAGAGTCGCCGCGCTGCGAGGGGGATTAGGCGCGTGCTGCGCCGCACTGGGTGGAGGGATGCTGGCGGTCCCTGCCGTCCTCGGCCCGCGGCTTGCCCATCCGTGGCTGGGGACGCTGCTGTTGATTGCCGGATCGGCGACGTTGGTCATCCGGCCTGCGATCGCGCGGCTCGGCATCGGCAAGGGGCGGGGTGCCACCGGCCCGGGCCGCCCCTCAGCGCCCCACATCATTGATGCGGCGATGAGGATTCTGCCGCAGGCGTTCGTCCTGCAGGACGGCGACAGCAAGGTTACGGTGTGGAACGCCGCGGCGGAGCGGCTTTTCGGCTGGAGCGCTCAGGACGTGGTCGGGCATCCGCTGCCGTTCGTCGTAGACGATCAGCCGGCTGCCCCCAATCCCTCCGGGGTGTCGGCTCACCTGATCACGAAGAGCGGCCTGCCGGTCGATGTCGCCGTCGCCGTCTCTCCGCTCGCCGATCCGCAGGGCCTGCCCGCCGGGCGGATGCTGTTGTTCGAAAATGCGGCGGAGCGCGTGCGGGCGCAGCGGGTGGAGCGGGTCCAGAACGGCCTGCGGGAGACGCTGAACGCGATGACCGCCTCCGCCGCTTCGCACACCGACATCTCCCAGCTTCTGGAGTGCGCGGTGGACCACGCACTCGAGGTGCTGGGGGTGGATCGGGGGGTCGCATGGCTCGACCAGGCCTGGGTGTTCCGCGGCTTCAGCGCCGAGGCGGAGGCCGCCCTCGCGCAAGCCGTTCGCCGGGGGGACGGGCACTCCGCGCCGATCGAGATCGAGGACCTGCAGGCCCCGCCTGAGGCGGGGAAGGCGAACGGGCTGGGGGGAATGGCGCCGTTCGGCGTCCGCGCCCTGCTCGTCGTGCCGGTCTCCGGACCCTCCGACGGGGGAGGAGGGCTGGCGTTGGCCTCCGCATCACCACACGCCTGGACCCCTGAAGAGATCGGCCTGGTCGAGGCGGTCGGCCGCCACCTGATGGACACCACGAAATCGCTGCGCGCGTTGAGCGACGCCAAGGAAGACCTCGAGCGTCAACGGAAGGGAATGGCCGTCAGCAAGCTCCTGAGCCATCCGGCTCCCCTGGCCCAGGTGGTGAAGATCATTGGTGAGGCCGCGCTGTCCCTGGGCGGTGCCGACCGGGCGGCCGTGTACCTCCGCAGTCCCGACGGCACCATCATCTGTCCGTGGTCGTACGGCCTCTCCGAGGGCTACATCGCGCAGGTCCTCCATTGCGCGCAAGCCATTGCGGCGGGGCGCATCATGGATGGGGCCAAGCCCGATCTGCTGGAGCTCTCCGGCCGAGGCATCGATCCCGCGGCGGTGCTCTACGGCGACGTCCAGGCGATGCCGTCCGGGATCGCGGTCCCGCCGGTGACCCGACTCGAAGGGTACCGGGCTCTGGCCAACTGGCCGCTGACGCACGAAGGGAGCCCGCTCGGGGTCGTCAGCTGCTACCACAACCACCCACGCACGTGGAGCGCGGCGGAGCAGGAGTTCTTTGGTTCGTTCTGCCAGGATGCGGCGCAGGCGGTGCACAGCGGCTACCTGCACGACGAGCAGGCGCAACGGGCCGCCGACCTGGAGGTGCTCTTCGACCTCAGCAAGCGTCTACGGGTGGCGCGCAGCCCCGAGGAGATCTATCCGATCCTCGTCGGCCACGCGATGGGCCTCCTCCACGCCGATAAGGGCGTGCTGAACCTCCTCGAACCGAAACTGCAGGCGTTCAACTGCGTCTACGCGGTGGGACTGCCCTCCGAAGTACGAGACGAGGCCTTCC harbors:
- a CDS encoding fused MFS/spermidine synthase, encoding MTLYATTIFLSAFLLFQVQPLIAKIILPWFGGSAAVWSAALMFFQLLLLGGYAYAHGLIRYLKPRAQMAVHVILLGVSCALLPILPSPAWKPSAAGDPTFRILGLLMATVGLPYFLLSTTSPLLQAWYVRRSSRALPYRLFALSNFGSMLALVSFPFLFEPHLTSRQQAYAWSGAYILFVLLCATAAWMGRGEGAGPAETARAAPATPPSLAQLLLWVSLAACASTLLIAVTTHLTQNVAPIPLLWVIPLALYLASFILAFESDRVYRRWIFLPWLAPMLALMGYLVYSSSGNAPIILMIPAFAFGLFICCMVCHGELAHRKPAVRYLTLFYLMVSLGGALGGVFVALVAPRVFHSYLELPIGLVACAALAAFVLWNVKMPKIGARPLRIALVIGVAVLAGYLAREESLGGDGYRLMARNFYGVLRVRDDARGAFPARVLLHGTITHGAQLLDEGLRYRATTYYGPDSGVGRALRVLQTRGPIRVGLIGLGAGVLSTYGRPGDAYRIYEINPLVERIAQTEFTFYAHSPADKRILLGDARLVLERQDAQQFDLVVVDAFSSDAIPVHLLTHEALALYFRHLRPDGVLALHVTNRYLDLVPVCARGARDFGRAAMVVEDQGDEAGYLSPSTYCLIAPNPAWFQSRSFATADIMPAVAPPGFRPWTDDYSNIVQILRVGGNPPAVAPSAGWGIAPGRGIGPVELGADLREVMAFLGPPMRVSALPDGNLVQEWFAPPMNVGIGVRATRAGKVYRVWVLNNARYTIKEHLHAGSTETEVRAALGNPSRTVIDSHTATKILNYDALGEWFSIQLNPRYSFYNRVFEIGILAPK
- a CDS encoding HD domain-containing phosphohydrolase, coding for MLAVPAVLGPRLAHPWLGTLLLIAGSATLVIRPAIARLGIGKGRGATGPGRPSAPHIIDAAMRILPQAFVLQDGDSKVTVWNAAAERLFGWSAQDVVGHPLPFVVDDQPAAPNPSGVSAHLITKSGLPVDVAVAVSPLADPQGLPAGRMLLFENAAERVRAQRVERVQNGLRETLNAMTASAASHTDISQLLECAVDHALEVLGVDRGVAWLDQAWVFRGFSAEAEAALAQAVRRGDGHSAPIEIEDLQAPPEAGKANGLGGMAPFGVRALLVVPVSGPSDGGGGLALASASPHAWTPEEIGLVEAVGRHLMDTTKSLRALSDAKEDLERQRKGMAVSKLLSHPAPLAQVVKIIGEAALSLGGADRAAVYLRSPDGTIICPWSYGLSEGYIAQVLHCAQAIAAGRIMDGAKPDLLELSGRGIDPAAVLYGDVQAMPSGIAVPPVTRLEGYRALANWPLTHEGSPLGVVSCYHNHPRTWSAAEQEFFGSFCQDAAQAVHSGYLHDEQAQRAADLEVLFDLSKRLRVARSPEEIYPILVGHAMGLLHADKGVLNLLEPKLQAFNCVYAVGLPSEVRDEAFPTSGSAFGRVVETGTTYRTANFGGEPLPIWMNGYRSIGPAVIVPLRSESDIIGTLGLGRKRGSDTHLFADSEVRLLEGIAEIGGTAVRRARLFQNLEKSYMQMVISLARTMDARDHYTSGHSERIAVWAEAVARALECDDPDVQDIRWGALLHDIGKIGVPDEILRKPSRLTEEEWAVMRRHPEIGEEILASTERMRGVAKIVRHHQEKWNGTGYPDGLREDEIPLGARILAVVDAYSAITDDRPYKKARTHEDAVSELRRCAGVQFDTRVVDVFCQVVERDRARAGRPH